Sequence from the Chelonoidis abingdonii isolate Lonesome George chromosome 1, CheloAbing_2.0, whole genome shotgun sequence genome:
TTTTCACCCAGTTCATGTTGGATTACTCACCATTTCCCATCAGATCACCAGTAAATGGAACATTGTGTGTAAATGACAGGTTATATCCTGGGATGTACATTTACAGTAACTTCAACTTTACTTGctctttccctgctgtggtgTTTCCAGCGGCTATAGGCTGATGTTCCAGTTAAAGTGAATCCCTCTCACTGAATTAATAATATGACATTATCATTGTGCATAATATCAGAACACTAGAGGACCCAATGTTCTCTGCATGTCTTCTTTCCCTAGGGCCTAAGGGAGCAGAGTAAATGTGACAAAGATCACaaacaagattttcagaagcaacttAATGCattttgggcacctaaatacctttaaaaatctggccctaagtgccACTGATTTTCAATGAAATTTACAGATTTTACCCCACATTAATTCCTGCTTGAGCCATTAAGGAAACATTGGGTACATAAGCAACAGATGTGCTCTAGCCCTGTTCATTCCAATCATGGCTGTGCCCATGTGCTTTTACAACTTCCTCAGACTGGTCGTTCGATATTTTGATTTGGTTATATTTGGCTCTGTTATTATAAACTGAAATGCTATTGGATATATTGATGATTATATGCAATATttgcatcattttaaaatcaacatataGGAAGCTACTTAGGGGAGATGACGCAGAGCCCACCAGACTACGTATCTCCAGTTTGCTTGTAAGTCTTTTGGCTGGAGTGTGTAACCATTTGCTAGTGGGTGAAATTTCCTGATGGATGGGATGTCTGgaaaacttagaatcatagatcattagtgttggaagggacctcagaagatcatctagtctaacccactgctcaaagcaggatcaatccccaaatggtcgcctcaaggattgaattcgcaaccctgagtttagcaggccaatgctcaaaccactgagctatccctccccccgtaAATTGACAATGAGAGCATAATGAATTATGCTACTTCAAATTAAGCTACAGCTGAGACAAATGAATTTTCCTTTACATTTGAAGGAATTGGATTTGTTATTTCTGATCTTTTTTGGAGTATTATCTCtcaaaactatttatttatgtgtgcatattttggaaaatttattttaaaattgcatggCCAAATCCTTAAATCTTGTACAACTTGGCACAAGACTAGTAAGGAGGGAAAGGTGGCTTTAAGTCTCCTTTATGCTCAttcagtcctggggccagctgcaggaTGCCCTGGCCACACCCATGGCAACATCTGTGTGATGGAAGCAGAAGGGAGAAGATTGTAGGAGTCAATATGGGAAACTCCATGCCACCAGAGGACTTCAGAAAGCAACCAGAGTGTGAATAAGGTTCTGGCCCTCAGATATAGATCTGTTGCATCTCCAGAAGAGGGATTCCTATGAGAAAAATCCTGCCATTGCTATTAGGCTTGGAAATATAAAGAGCTTTGCTGTGTTGAAAGTTAATAGTGCAATCACTAAGTGGATGTTCTAATTATTTGTCAGAGCTAAGGATTTTCAAGTATTTTGCTTTACATAGCATGACTGCTAACTATCTTATTACATGGTACCTggcgtgtgtgtgtttgagagagagaaatccacagctcacaaaaaagtaaaagaaaatataCTACAAAACTGAGCAGAATAGATCTGACTGACCCTTTCATCAGCATGCAGACTACAGGAAACATGATGAGCAACTAAAAATATTCAAGGAAATATTTTACTGTACTTACTAGAAGGGATGGGACTGAACCAAAGTTCTACATCTGAACAGTAGATTTTTGGAGGGGATTAAATATCCAACACTGACATCCAAATTTTGCAAAGGATCCATATCATAATAACAGGCTGAACAAAATTCTCAGATACAGAATTTGCTGTCCAAGTCTGAGCTGTTCAAAACCTCAGTTTAGATCTACATTTCACAAATAGTCCTTGTGTTTGTAAGAGGCCGAACCAAAAATTGAATACAAATGACTTTAATCTTTGGGGTGTTTAAATCCCTGATCTGGCTGTAAATATTGTGATTTGGGGGCATCATAAAAActttggagaaaacaaaaaatctgctGAGCATAAGGTTGCTAGTTTATGTAGCTGGGGTGCAAGCAAATTTAGGTACACAATACTTGTATACACTTCTCAATAAAATACTATGGATTCATCAGCAGAATTGAGTCTTCAAAATATTTATAGAGGCTGAGTTCAGATCCTTAGTGTTTCTCCTACAATTACTTACACTTGGCAACCAAGGCCACCACTGCTCCCAGTGACACCAGGCAGAAGATTCCCAGAATCACTGCAATGATTCTCCAGGGAGGAGCTGAAACTGATGGGTCTGACAGGAAGAAAATGAGCATAAAGACGGGCAGAGCGAGCCTGTGTTCTGAGTATCTGTGTCAGACTGTAGTTCATATGGGCAGCAACTAGATCCCAGAGTCAGCTCCACCTGGGCAGGTCTGAAAACCAGCTCAAGTACAACTGCCATTGATTACCCGCTCAATAACTCTGGCATCCACTGACAGTGCTTGGAACAAACAGGTACTTCTAATTCCTGCTAGAACAGAGAATTCTGTATTGTCACCCCTGTGTGAGAGCTACCTTCTTTCATCCCTGTCTAACCCATAAGAAGCTATCACAGCCCCAGCAACATAGCAGCAGGTGACAGACTACAGGAATATTTAAACTTTACTACTTCAGAACATACTGTCAGGGCCAGTGAAAGAGAGGGAGGGGTTTGAAATAGAAAGTGGTGACTCAGCAGCCTGTCATATACAGTACCTTTGTTCTTGATGGTCTTAGGTCTCTGTATTCTCTCCTGCTTGGAAGGAGTGTGAAATTTCAGTTCTGTGTAAGTCACTTCTTGCTCACTCATTTCTGTTGGGTTATAATGGTGGGAAGTTTAGGCTTTTTTTTAGTGGCCTAGTGTGAGTGATGGCATTTGATGAAAAACTGATGAATCTATGGGACATTCATCATAGCAACTCAGCACTGATAGGCTTTCCTGTATTAAAATGTTTGGTGGTGAAATGAACAGAAATGTTGACATAAGGCATTTTGTtcagatatatagatatatatagatatatatatgaACACCTCCTTCTGATGCCTGTGTCATGGtatgcacccccactctgaaccttagcgtccaaaagatggagtaccagcatgaattcctctaagcttaattaccagcttagatcttgtagcactgccaccaaccacgacttggagtgcctggtagactctggtcccctcaaaaccttcccaggggaccccaagacccagaccccttggatcttaaaacaagtcctctcccaggctttccctccctgggctatcctggagagatagacagattcaagctccgtgaatctataacaaagggaaattcaccttccctcaccctcctctccccccaccactccctggtgactttagactcaattcccttgagccttaacaaggggtggggggaaatcaaagaggttttttaaaagaaaagcttctaataaaagaaagaaaaagtaaaaattgtctctgggtatggctacactggcactttacagcgctgctaCTTTCGcgttcaggagtgtgaaaaaacacccccctgagctctgcaaaatacagcgctgtaaagcctcagtgcaatcagtgccgcagcactgggagcgagGCTCCCGGTGCTGCAAGCTACActcatagaggatgtggtttatatgcagagctgggagagctctctcccagcgctggcgctccgaccacactcaaaCTTCCAAGTGCTGCCGCGGCaacgctcccgcagcagcgctttgaaatttcaagtgtagccatgccctctgtaaaatcaagatggaaaatgttacagggtttttcagcttatagacaccagagagaatcctccccccagcacaaatacaagttgcaacagagatacaatccttccagcaaaatacacatttgcaaataaagaaaacaaacaaaaaaaagactaaaccacctttctaactggtacttactaaattgaacagaagattggagagtctgtatacctgtctggtccctcttacATCCCTGAGataacagagaacaaagaaacagcacaaaacaaagacttccctccctgagatttgaaagtatcttgtctcctaattggtcctttggtcaggtgttagccaggtttactggaattgttaaccctttactatctgtttatgacagactgtCCATCTATTGTTATATAAACAATGAAAAACTTTAAATCCAACTTTTTACTCTTCAGCACCACCCATCTTGGGGAATTTTGGTGATACTGCCACTAGATAAATCTAGTTCCTCGAGGGCTTACAGGAGACATTTGAGAGGAGATAGGATAAAAATCTGGAGCCAGAACAATTAAAACTCAGCCATGAGTTAGTCTCAGAATATGCCTTCTTCTGATAGAACCTGTTACATACGGATCTGCAGGCACCTCAGTATCAAAAGGGTGTCAACAATTTGAAGGTAAATCaggaaataatgaataaataaaatcagagatTGGAGTGGGAAGATTGAAAGAAAGAAATACGTGCAACTTCAACAAACATCGTGTTGATGGGGATTTAATGAGTTTTGCTACAGGTATTTGAAGAATTGAAATGGAAATGAAGGTGAGAAATTGTGTAAGGAGATCTGATAGTGTAATAATCTGAAAATGGGCATAAAGGACATTTTCAGCTGATTATTAGGGAACATTAATGAGTGAGGAGATCTGTTGTGAAGTTAAAAATATACTAAGAAAAATGACAAATACATTTAAATCTAGactagatagatggatggattcTCCCATTGTTTTGATGGACAAGTGTTCAGCTAGCACTGACAAGTTctggatttatttgtttttatggctTCTCACATGGAATTTGCTAACATAGTTGCATGTGTGTTCTTCATTCTGGTCTTGGTCATTGTGAAGAAGAGTTCTGAGATTCCATGACCTCAAAATCAGTCTGTCAATCTTTGCTTTATTTTCACCACTGAGTTGGATTACCTGCCAGGAGCGTTATCTGACAAAAGGCAGGCTGTGTTTAGTGTTCCTTTTTAATCCCCTTTTCCCAGACTGAGGAAAGCAGCTCTGTGCCTAAAAAGGCTGTTCTGTCACCTCAGGAGGACACGAACTCCATATCTGCCCTCATCAGTGGAGAATGACCATCAGCCTATGGCAGCCTTTGTGCAGAGTTGTGACTAAGGAGTGCCAGGATAATCCTGTGGCTGTCCCCATTACTAAGGCTACttttatgtcatggaggtcatggaagtcatgaaatctgtgacttccagagacctctgtgacatttctGCTTCAGTCCTAGGGGCTGCAAGACTCTGTAGCTGGCAGGTTCCAGCAACAGGCAACAGCAGGGACACGGGGTTCCAATGACAGGTGTCAGGCTCCTGAGGAGGCCCTCCTCGGGGTTTCAGCATCGACCAACAGatgtgtgagggggagggggacacctcaggttgtatttattatttattattaaagatCATTGATTACCTGGACTATCCAAATTAATCTTCCTCTCTTATTCTTTCCTCAGTATTTATAAGATTACAGTGCATGTAAACTGCTTTATGACCTTTATAACTCACTACTTCCTCATTGTTTAACTAAGCTGGTTTATATAATTAGTTCTAATAAATTAATTCTTTTCAGATTTTTCATACCATATTTGTCAATCACTCCTTTTAATCActgctttttcctcttctctgAGTATTTGCCAATTTATCTGCATCTCTCTGCTATCCTCCAGGTGCCCAGAATACAGAACACAGTGTTCTAGGTAAGATGTCTCAGTTTTGTGACAAGATAGCAATTTGTAGACAAATCTACTACTACAAGCCCATATTGTTTGGTCCATTTTCACTCCTACATCTCTTGGCATTGATGATTTTGTGACGTATTTTGTTCCTTAAATTCCTGTGTTTCAGATGACTTTTCCCCAgccaaattaactttttttgccCTGTTAAAATCTTGTGTTTTTATTGCCTGCTAATATTTCTAGCCTCTCTAAGAACCTTTGAAATATTTCTCTGCTGTCAATGATGTCTACAACCTCTTCCAATTTAGTATTTAATTACTTTGCTGTTTACCCACCCTTACAGCTTATTAATGAATGTGACAGATAAACCGAGATTTAACAGGTTGCTGTGATACCCCTCTAGACACTTCTTTCTCAGCTTCATATTGTTATGAAAGGTGGTGCTGTTACACATAGTCTTTCAAGTTCCTTTTGTTACCATGAGAGCAAGTTTTTAATCTTGGAAGAAACACCAGTGTTGTTGATTACACAAGGGTCTGGGTAGAGGGGGACTGTATGAGTGGCAGGAGAGTTTGCTCTCTGCTTAAATTCCTGAGTCAGAGTTCCCGTC
This genomic interval carries:
- the LOC116837068 gene encoding killer cell lectin-like receptor 2 is translated as MSEQEVTYTELKFHTPSKQERIQRPKTIKNKDPSVSAPPWRIIAVILGIFCLVSLGAVVALVAKFAHHVSCSLHADERNFIKSLTHTCHWIGLSHKTANEPWVWKDGTALSSDL